A window from Nitrosopumilus adriaticus encodes these proteins:
- a CDS encoding NAD-dependent epimerase/dehydratase family protein translates to MKSVLVTGATGFIGSRLVSALLEKNYSVSTLIRPGKNTDVKAEKIVGDLTDSDLDFEGKSFDCVFHLASCTPLEKDSKVLEKVNLTGTKNLFEAINGKTKSIIYISGLGVFGEPGDKVIDESAPRNPNTKFVSIRLEAEKYLEKKCSENGIDFSVVYFGDVYGSKGWFYDILVKRLEKKSFRLPSGGKYFKGFVNVDDAVGSMIAVLEKQAFGESFIVADSEPALFKDFVNFTADQIGAKHPGNVPTFLAKAVLGSDLVKLLTTSMKVSNKKISEIYSLKYPSYKEGIPKVISEIKENESLLQK, encoded by the coding sequence ATGAAATCAGTTCTTGTTACAGGTGCAACTGGTTTTATCGGATCTAGACTTGTATCAGCATTGCTTGAAAAAAATTATTCTGTATCAACTCTTATCAGACCAGGGAAAAATACAGATGTAAAGGCAGAAAAAATAGTAGGCGATCTTACCGATTCAGATTTGGATTTTGAAGGAAAAAGCTTTGATTGTGTCTTTCATTTGGCATCTTGTACACCGCTAGAAAAAGACTCAAAAGTTTTAGAAAAGGTCAATCTTACTGGAACCAAAAATCTTTTTGAGGCAATTAATGGAAAGACAAAGTCAATCATCTACATTTCAGGATTGGGAGTGTTTGGCGAACCCGGAGACAAGGTAATTGACGAATCTGCTCCACGTAATCCAAATACAAAATTTGTCAGTATCAGGCTAGAGGCTGAAAAATATCTTGAAAAAAAATGTAGTGAGAATGGAATTGATTTTTCCGTGGTATATTTTGGAGATGTGTATGGCTCAAAGGGCTGGTTTTATGATATTCTAGTTAAAAGATTGGAAAAAAAATCATTCAGGCTTCCTAGTGGAGGCAAGTACTTCAAAGGATTTGTCAATGTAGATGATGCAGTAGGAAGCATGATTGCAGTTTTAGAAAAGCAGGCATTTGGAGAGTCCTTCATTGTTGCAGATTCAGAACCTGCACTTTTCAAAGACTTTGTGAACTTTACTGCAGACCAAATCGGCGCAAAGCATCCAGGAAATGTTCCAACATTTCTTGCAAAAGCAGTTTTGGGTTCTGATTTAGTAAAACTGCTGACAACATCAATGAAGGTATCAAACAAGAAAATTTCAGAGATATATTCATTAAAGTATCCCAGCTATAAAGAAGGGATTCCCAAAGTAATTTCTGAGATTAAAGAAAACGAGTCTTTGTTGCAAAAATAA